ACGCGAGGGCGAAGTCGGGGTAAAGGCTTTTTCATGCTTCTCAGGGCTTTTATAGTGAGTGTTGTTTGACTGGGCGTCGTGTGCCGATCGGCTGATCGGATGCACGCCACCTACGTCGAAGTGGTGAATGGCCACCCGTTCGGCGGCGTCGGGACAACACGCTTCATCTACCGCCTATGTGCTGGCAGGTCATTCATCAGGAGGCTTCATGCGAAACCTATTCACCGTCGGGGTCAGTGCCCTGTTGCTCAGCGCACCTTACGCGTACGCCCAGACTGCCGCGACCCTCGGAGACATCGTGGTGGTGGGCGCACCCGACCTGCTGGCCGACTTTCTCAAAGTGTCATTGACAGTTCAGATCGGTACCCCACTCAGCCAGGTCAATCCGATCGCCGTGCAGCAAGAAGCGCTGGCGACCGGCTTTTTCAGTTCGGTTGCTGCTGAGCTGACCACTCAGGGAAATCGACCGATTCTGCGCCTGACAGTGGTTCCCAATCCTACGGTCGCGGACGTGACGGTCACGGGCGCGACTTTCGTGGAGCCCGCGCAGATCAAGCAGTTTCTCGAAGATCGCCTGAACATCGCGTCTGGCACGGTTCTCAACAACGCGCGCGTCGAGGAAAGCAAGACGCTCTTGCAGCAGGCATACCGCGAAAACGGCTTTCCGTTTTCGCCGGGCGTCAGTGCTCAGGTCACCTCGGGGCAAAACGGCGCCACCGTCGCGTATACCATCGACGAAAGCGCTCCGGTATCGCGCGTCGAGGTGACCGGCAGCACGCAGCTCAGCGCCGAGTTCATCCGCAACACCTTCCGTCCGCTGGTAGACAACAAATCCTTTACGTTGCCCCTGTACCAGGGGGCCGTGCAGGCCATCGGTAACGCGTACAACGAGCGAGGACTGGGCGGCTTTATCGATCCTCAGGCCAGCGAACTTTCGGGCGGCGTGCTGCGGGTCGTGATTCGCGAGCGGCGGGTCGGTCAAATCGACACCAGTGCACTGGGCACCCTCAACGCCCCGCTGCAGTCGCGCAGCGGGGAACTGCTCAACACCAACACGCTGGCACAGGATATCCGGACGCTGGCGAACGCCTCCGGCAAAGCCGTGGGCGTCAACCAGCAGATTGATCCCAGCGACCCGGCGCGGGTCAACCTGGCCTTTGTCACGAGCGATCAGGCCACTGGACCGATCAACGAAGTGCGTATCGCCGGAGCGAGTGCTGTCAGTCCGGGAGACATCGCCAAGGTCCTCAAGGTCCGCCTCGGTGACGTGTACACACCACAGCTCGCACAGGAAGACTACCTCGCCATCCAGCGCCTCTACCGCAGCCGTGGCTTTGAGGTGCTGACCCAGGCACCGGGACGCACTCCCATTCGCTATGAAAACGGCGTGCTGATCTATGACGTGGTGGAACCCCGCCTGGCCGGCTACCAGATTCGCTTCGAGGGAGCGCAGGTCACCCAGGAACGCGTGATTCTGCGTGAGCTTCCCGAACCCGGTGGTGTGCTCAACATCAACGCGCTGCGTCAGGCGGTGCAGAACAACGTCGGCCGCCTGGGCTTTGTCGTGCCGGTCGCCGAGCAGTTCGTGCCCGATCCCAACAATCCACAGAACGTCACGTACGTGCTGACGGTGCGTGAGCAGCGCACGGGCGTGTTCACGCCCGGCATCGCGTACGACACCATCAACGGCTTCAGCGGCGAGGTGGGACTTTCCGGCAACAACCTGTTCGGGCTGGGGCACGCCTACTCGTTCAACCTGACGGCCGCGCCCAGCGAGATCGGCGAGTACCTTTCGGGCAGCGCGTCCTACACCATTCCCTGGTTGGACTTCAACTTCCTCGATTTCCGGCGTAACCGCACCTCGTTGACGTTCGGGCTTTACAGCAATGCCAACAGCAACAACGCGCTGCTCGACACTTCGGCGGGCAATGTCAACACCGGGCGCCAGTACACCGAGCGGGCCTCGGGCTTCTCTGTCGCGGCCAACCGGCGTATCACCTCGAACATCACGGCCGGAACGAGCGTCTCGACGCAGTACAGCTACTTCCGCCTGGAACCTGTGCCTGCTGCGGGCTCCGAACCGGGCGGTCCGGCCAGTGATGCGGCAGCAGCAGCGGCCCTTCCGCCGTCCAGCCTGACCACCCTGCTGAGCAGCAACGTCAACTTCGACAACGTGCGTTACCAGGACTTCCCGACCAGCGGAGTCCGCGCCAGCGGCAGTGCCGGGTATGGTTTCGGATATCAGGGCGGCACCGGCCTGAGCTGGACCCAGTACGAGGTCGGGGCCCGTACCTATCTTGGCTTCGGTCAGACACTCGGTGACGGCAACCGGCAGCAGGCGCTGGCGTTCCGGGTCAACGCGGGCACCATCGTCGGCACGGCACCACAGAGCCGATTCTTCGGCGTGGGTGGCAGTGAACAGTCTGAGCGCTTCACGCTGCGCGGCTACGACGCCCAGAGCATGGCTGGCAAGAATTTTGTGACGTCGAGTGTCGAGTACCGTTACAACTTCAACGTCAACACCAGCATCGCCCAGGGCATCTTCGGCGTGGCGTTCGTCGATGTGGGTGACGCGTGGACCAGCGGTCAGGATTTCAACCTGAACGTCGGCTATGGAGTTGGCGTGCAGCTCAACTTGGGCCTGGGCAACTTCCTGCTGCCGTCCCTGCGCTTCGACTACGCCTTCAGCCCGGTGAATCCCGGCGGCAAGTTCTACTTCCGGCTTGGTAATTTCTTCTGATACCAAGTGGCGTTGACGACCGAGCAAAGCAGTCGACGCCGCAAGCAGTGAACGCACTCAGCAACGAGGTTGCAGCGATCAAGGAGCACCTGAGTGATCTTTGCAGGTGCTCTGAAATGAACGCCAGTTCGTACGAGCAGTTGCCCGGCATCGCGTTCTCCGGGTACGCACTACCACAGGAAGGCGGGCGCCGAACAAGTATGGCGCCCGCCTTCCCCTTGCCCTTGGTCTGGCTTCAGCGCAGCACCGGGTACAGTTCGACCTCACCGCCAGGGCGCACTTCGGTGCGGCTCGCCACCCCAACCCGTACTGTGCCGGTGCCTTTCAGGTTACCCAGAAAGGACACCGTGTCCACGGGATTCAGGCCCCCGCTGGCGATGTTTTCCGGTGGAACGCCGCGTTCCTGCAGATCCAGCAGGGCCTGCGTCACCAGTTCGAGGAGCTGCTCGCGCATCTGGTCGGGACTGCCGAGCCTGAGGCTGGCCGAGCGAATGACCTCGTCACGCCGGTAAAGCGTGCGGTTGGCGAACGCTTCTGCCGTCAGCTCGACGGGAAAGCCCTGTACGGCGTTCGTCGCGCTCCGAAACACGATCACCGCCGAGTAATTGAGGCCGCGTACACGCGCCTGCAGGCGCGTGTGGGCACTCTCGGACAGGGTGGCCGGGGGTCTGCCACGCGCGCCGCGTGCGGCCGCTTTCGCCTGCGCGCCCGAAATCGCCTCTGGGATGTTATGCACCGAGGCGACCGTCTGCATGTGCACGAGATCGCCTTTCTCGTACAGCAGGTCACCGGTGCGCGTAGCGCTCAGCTCGCTCGTAGCGCGTGCTACATCGCCGGCCAGGCGGGCCCGCTCGGTCTGTGCGGCCTGCAGGCTGCGCTGCAGCATTTCGTTGTCACGCACGATGGCGTCACGTCTGGCCTGCTCAGCCCGCACGTCCTGCTGCGCCTTGTCGCGCTCCTTGCGCAGGCGGTCACGCTCGGCGATCAGCGCCTGGGATTGCTGGGCGAGCAGCCGCGTCTGGGTCTGCACGGCGTTCAGCTGGCTTTGCAGGGTAGTGAGTTTCGTTTCGAGTTCGCTGGCCTGCTGTGCGGCCGCGCGGGCGTCCTGCTGCGCCAGGCGCGCTTCACGCTGGGCCTGCGCCTCGCGGCGCTGCGCCTCGCGGCGCTGCGCCTCCGCTTCGCGACTGCGGGCCTCGGCTTCACGCTTGCGGGCACCTTCTTCCTGCAGCTTGGCCTGCGCTTCCTGGGCCCGTGCCTCGCGCTCGCGGCGCTGTGCCTCGGTCGCCTGCGTCTCCAGGGTGGCTCGGGTCTGCTCGAGGTTCTGAAGCTGCCCGGCGAGCGCTTCGACTTCCTGGCGGTTTTCGGCCAGCGCGGCTTCGGCTTCCTGCGCCTTGAGGGCCAGTTCGTCGCGCCGTTTGGCCAGCTGACTGACCCGCTGCTCGAGCGCGCGGGTTCGCGCGGCGGCAGTATCAGCCTGCAGCACGGCCTCATCACGCTCCTTGAGGGCAGCCGCCCGCTCCCGCCCCAGAGCCTGCGCCTGCTCGGAGGCTTCGTCGCGCGCCTTGATGGCGGCGTCGCGGGAGCGCTCCAACGCTGCAGCCTGTCCGCGCACGTGATCAAGCTGATCGCGCGTCTCGTCGATCGAAGCCCGCAGTGGTTCGAGCTCGTCGCGCAACACACGGATTTCCACGCGCATCTCGTCGGCCTGGGCGACGTTGCGCAGTGCCTGACGGTTCAGTATGCCAAACGCCAGCACCGACGCGAAGCTGATGCCCATGCCAGAGAGAACCGCCACGATCAGCGCGGTCGTTTTGGGACGCAGACCAAAGAGGCGCAGGTGCCGCCGTCCTACCCGGCGTGCGATGGTGTCGGCCGCATACGCCACGAAGCCCGACAGCAGGACGACAAAGCCAAGAAACAGGAGAAACATCAGTGGAAGTCAGTCAGAGGCTTGAAAAGGGGTTCTACACGGGCAACCGAAGCAACACGAGCGCCTGTCACAGCTCGAAATCCTCGCCCAGGTAGCGGGAGCGCACGTCCGGATTGCTCCAGAACTCGGCCGGAGTGCCCTCGAAAGTCACCTGACCGCCGTACATCAGGTAGACGCGGTCAGCGAGCGCAATGGTCTCCCGAACGTTATGGTCGGTGATGAACACGCCCAAACCGCGCCGCTCGCGCAAATCGCGGATCAGGCGCTGAATTTCACGCACGCTCTTGGGGTCAACACCCGTAAAGGGCTCGTCGAGCAGGATGAAATCCGGGTCGGTCGTGAGGGCACGTGCGATCTCCAGGCGGCGGCGCTCCCCGCCGGACAGCGCCACGGCCGGACTGGCCGCGAGTGCGGTCAGTCCGAATTCGTCGAGCAGTTCGTCGGCCCGCCGTTCGCGTTCTTTGGGGCTCAGGGGCTGGTATTCCAGAATGGCCATCAGGTTATCCCGGGCGGACATGCGCCGAAAGGCGCTTGGCTCCTGGGGCAGGTAACCGAGACCCAGCCGGGCCCGGCGGTGCATCGGCAGCCGGGTGACGTCCTCGCTCGACAGGGTGATGCGACCCGCGTTGGGCCGAACAAAACCGACCATCATGTAGAAGGTGGTGGTCTTTCCAGCGCCGTTGGGCCCCAGCAGCGCCACGATTTCGCCCCGGGCGATGTGCAGGTTGACCCCGCCCACGACCGTTCGGCGACCGTAGGTTTTGTGTAGGCCCTGGGCACTGAGAATCGGGGTCACCGCAGTGGAAGGGGCGGGAGAGACGGGCGCACTCATGATTGGGAAAATCGTAGCATGCAGCCGTTTGCACCCTGTGAGGCACCTTCCGCATGGCCACTCCACGAGGGCGAAAGCGTTGAACCCGCCCCGGCACCGACACGGTAGACTCGCAGCATGACGACCCGTAATTCTCTTTCATCCACACCCCGGCACCGATGAAAGTCACGTTGATCGTGCTCGACTCGGTGGGTGTGGGTGAGCTTCCCGACGCCGCCGCGTTCGGTGACGTCGGTGCCCATACCCTCAATCACGTGCTGCAGCGTACTGGCGTGGAGCTGGCGCAACTGGCCCGGCTGGGGCTGGGCGGAATCGAAAGCGTGCTGCTGGAGATGCAGGCAGAACCCCTGGGGAGCTTTGGTCGCCTGCGCGAAGTCTCTCCGGGCAAGGATACCAGCACCGGACACTGGGAATTCATGGGCGTGCAGCTCGAGCACCCCTTTCAGACGTTCGCGGAGGGGTTTCCGCCTGAAGTCATGGAACGCTTCTCGCAGGCGACGGGGCGCGGCTGGCTGTGCAACCGGCCTTACAGCGGCACCGACGTGATCCGCGATTACGGCGAGGAGCATATGCGCACGGGGAACCCGATCGTGTACACCTCGGCTGACAGTGTCTTTCAGATTGCCGCGCACGTGGACGTGGTTCCGCTGGAGACCCTTTACAGATGGTGCCGGGCTGCCCGCGAAATTCTGCAGGGTCCGCATGCGGTGGCGCGCGTCATTGCAAGACCGTTTCGCGGTGACGCTCCCTTCGAGCGGGCGAACGAGGCGCGCAAGGACTTTTCGCTGACACCACCTCCTACGGTACTGAACGCCCTGCACAGCGCCGGGCTGGACGTGATCGGCATCGGCAAGATTCCGGACATCTATGACCACAGCGGCTTCACCGAGGAGATTCACACCGACGACAACCTCGACGGCATCGAGAAGACGCTGCGGCGCATGCGCGCTCCGTTTCATGGTCTGGTGTTCACCAACCTGGTCGACTTCGACGCCAAGTACGGCCATCGCCGCGACCCGGAGGGCTACGCCGCGGCCCTTGCGGCCTTCGACGAACGGCTGCCCGAACTGCTGGACGCCGTGGAGCACGATGGTCTGCTGCTGATCGTCTCCGACCACGGCAACGACCCGACCTGGCATGGCACCGATCATACCCGCGAGTACGGTCTACTGCTCGCCTACCGGCCAGGAATTCCCGGGGTGGATCTGGGCGAACGGGCCACGTTCGCCGATGTGGGCGCCACGGTGGCTGAGGCTCTGGGTGTGAGCTGGAGCGGGCCGGGCGAGAGCTTCTGGCCCGTTTTGTCAGGCCCGGCGGGAGCAGCGTGAGTTCGGACGCGGCGGGTCAGGAGGTCCTGTTCTTTTTGCGTCGCCACCTCGAAGCGATCTTTCGTGCCGATTGGGACGGGTACGCGGCCACCACGAGCGAAGAGCTGACCCTGTACGAGCATTTTGTCACCCCACACCGCCAAAGTGGCCTGGATTTTCACCGCTTCATGATTCAGAACCACTGGGCCACCGGAGGACGCGAGCATCACGTCTCGATTCTGGAACCCAGCGTGCAACTGCTCGCGGGCGGACAGGTCGCGGTGGTGTGCTACACGCTGATGGTGTCAGTCGTGACCGAACAGGGGCTCTCGCACCGCACCAGCAACGAAACTCGGGTGCTGGAACGGTCAGCCCCTGGACAGGTCGAGCCCTGGCAGGTCGTTCACGTTCACAAGAGTCCGGCCAGCTGAGAAAGGAGCGCGCCGTGGAATCGGAATTCAGACTCCAACCGGAGAATTTTACTCTCGACCTGATGCTGGGCTCCCGCTCGGCCGGAGAGATGCACTGGCAGATCGTGCCTGACAAGCACACCTGGGTGGCGCGCGTACAGACCGACTTCGGCGGCGTTCTGCCGGGTCTGCGACGGGTACAGACCTCGCGCGTGCATCCCCGCACCCTGACCAGCCTCGGATACAGCGAGGGAGACGGCAAGCGCTCGACCTTCGAGACGCAAGTGGACCGCAGCGGCGGGGTGCTCACGCTCAAGCAAGGACGCGACGAGGCCAGCGCTCCTCTCCTGGGTGACGTTCACGATCCGGTGTCTGTGCTGCTGTGGCTGCGGGCCAACGTTCAGCTGGAGCGCGCCGACGTGCTGATGGCCGGGGGCAAGGTGCACGTCCGGCGTCTGGCCGACGTGGACGTCAACGGCGTTCACGCCCGCGCGTTCGAACTTCGTCCGGG
The Deinococcus peraridilitoris DSM 19664 genome window above contains:
- a CDS encoding phosphopentomutase; translation: MKVTLIVLDSVGVGELPDAAAFGDVGAHTLNHVLQRTGVELAQLARLGLGGIESVLLEMQAEPLGSFGRLREVSPGKDTSTGHWEFMGVQLEHPFQTFAEGFPPEVMERFSQATGRGWLCNRPYSGTDVIRDYGEEHMRTGNPIVYTSADSVFQIAAHVDVVPLETLYRWCRAAREILQGPHAVARVIARPFRGDAPFERANEARKDFSLTPPPTVLNALHSAGLDVIGIGKIPDIYDHSGFTEEIHTDDNLDGIEKTLRRMRAPFHGLVFTNLVDFDAKYGHRRDPEGYAAALAAFDERLPELLDAVEHDGLLLIVSDHGNDPTWHGTDHTREYGLLLAYRPGIPGVDLGERATFADVGATVAEALGVSWSGPGESFWPVLSGPAGAA
- a CDS encoding BamA/OMP85 family outer membrane protein, coding for MRNLFTVGVSALLLSAPYAYAQTAATLGDIVVVGAPDLLADFLKVSLTVQIGTPLSQVNPIAVQQEALATGFFSSVAAELTTQGNRPILRLTVVPNPTVADVTVTGATFVEPAQIKQFLEDRLNIASGTVLNNARVEESKTLLQQAYRENGFPFSPGVSAQVTSGQNGATVAYTIDESAPVSRVEVTGSTQLSAEFIRNTFRPLVDNKSFTLPLYQGAVQAIGNAYNERGLGGFIDPQASELSGGVLRVVIRERRVGQIDTSALGTLNAPLQSRSGELLNTNTLAQDIRTLANASGKAVGVNQQIDPSDPARVNLAFVTSDQATGPINEVRIAGASAVSPGDIAKVLKVRLGDVYTPQLAQEDYLAIQRLYRSRGFEVLTQAPGRTPIRYENGVLIYDVVEPRLAGYQIRFEGAQVTQERVILRELPEPGGVLNINALRQAVQNNVGRLGFVVPVAEQFVPDPNNPQNVTYVLTVREQRTGVFTPGIAYDTINGFSGEVGLSGNNLFGLGHAYSFNLTAAPSEIGEYLSGSASYTIPWLDFNFLDFRRNRTSLTFGLYSNANSNNALLDTSAGNVNTGRQYTERASGFSVAANRRITSNITAGTSVSTQYSYFRLEPVPAAGSEPGGPASDAAAAAALPPSSLTTLLSSNVNFDNVRYQDFPTSGVRASGSAGYGFGYQGGTGLSWTQYEVGARTYLGFGQTLGDGNRQQALAFRVNAGTIVGTAPQSRFFGVGGSEQSERFTLRGYDAQSMAGKNFVTSSVEYRYNFNVNTSIAQGIFGVAFVDVGDAWTSGQDFNLNVGYGVGVQLNLGLGNFLLPSLRFDYAFSPVNPGGKFYFRLGNFF
- the lptB gene encoding LPS export ABC transporter ATP-binding protein, producing the protein MSAPVSPAPSTAVTPILSAQGLHKTYGRRTVVGGVNLHIARGEIVALLGPNGAGKTTTFYMMVGFVRPNAGRITLSSEDVTRLPMHRRARLGLGYLPQEPSAFRRMSARDNLMAILEYQPLSPKERERRADELLDEFGLTALAASPAVALSGGERRRLEIARALTTDPDFILLDEPFTGVDPKSVREIQRLIRDLRERRGLGVFITDHNVRETIALADRVYLMYGGQVTFEGTPAEFWSNPDVRSRYLGEDFEL
- a CDS encoding DUF3108 domain-containing protein, producing the protein MLGSRSAGEMHWQIVPDKHTWVARVQTDFGGVLPGLRRVQTSRVHPRTLTSLGYSEGDGKRSTFETQVDRSGGVLTLKQGRDEASAPLLGDVHDPVSVLLWLRANVQLERADVLMAGGKVHVRRLADVDVNGVHARAFELRPGGALVYLADAPPHRVLTLVQPTDFGLLDAILRVERSRIRADTPRRRRR
- a CDS encoding nuclear transport factor 2 family protein produces the protein MSSDAAGQEVLFFLRRHLEAIFRADWDGYAATTSEELTLYEHFVTPHRQSGLDFHRFMIQNHWATGGREHHVSILEPSVQLLAGGQVAVVCYTLMVSVVTEQGLSHRTSNETRVLERSAPGQVEPWQVVHVHKSPAS
- a CDS encoding DUF3084 domain-containing protein translates to MFLLFLGFVVLLSGFVAYAADTIARRVGRRHLRLFGLRPKTTALIVAVLSGMGISFASVLAFGILNRQALRNVAQADEMRVEIRVLRDELEPLRASIDETRDQLDHVRGQAAALERSRDAAIKARDEASEQAQALGRERAAALKERDEAVLQADTAAARTRALEQRVSQLAKRRDELALKAQEAEAALAENRQEVEALAGQLQNLEQTRATLETQATEAQRREREARAQEAQAKLQEEGARKREAEARSREAEAQRREAQRREAQAQREARLAQQDARAAAQQASELETKLTTLQSQLNAVQTQTRLLAQQSQALIAERDRLRKERDKAQQDVRAEQARRDAIVRDNEMLQRSLQAAQTERARLAGDVARATSELSATRTGDLLYEKGDLVHMQTVASVHNIPEAISGAQAKAAARGARGRPPATLSESAHTRLQARVRGLNYSAVIVFRSATNAVQGFPVELTAEAFANRTLYRRDEVIRSASLRLGSPDQMREQLLELVTQALLDLQERGVPPENIASGGLNPVDTVSFLGNLKGTGTVRVGVASRTEVRPGGEVELYPVLR